One window of Botrimarina mediterranea genomic DNA carries:
- the nadC gene encoding carboxylating nicotinate-nucleotide diphosphorylase, which translates to MAAKFRTVEWDVSLVRDCRELVRMALREDLGDAGDITSLAVVGAERRGEAAIVSREAGVAAGVRLPALVLEEAGADASWFPAADDGDALERGTVVGKLEGSARDLLRCERVTLNLMSRLCGVATLTRRHVDAVGVSAAKVYDTRKTMPGWRLLDKFAVHCGGGVNHRTGLYDAVMIKDNHLALADEAGMTPADAVGRARDKQPGRVIEVEVDSLEQLRNVLPAGPDVVLLDNMSLDQLREAVAIRAAEAPGVVLEASGGVRLDTIGAIAATGVDRISVGALTHSAVGLDLGLDWR; encoded by the coding sequence ATGGCTGCGAAGTTTCGAACCGTTGAATGGGACGTCAGCCTTGTTCGCGATTGCCGCGAGCTGGTCCGGATGGCGTTGCGCGAAGACCTGGGCGACGCGGGGGACATCACGAGTCTCGCGGTGGTCGGCGCCGAACGGCGGGGCGAAGCGGCGATCGTGTCGCGAGAGGCGGGCGTTGCAGCCGGCGTGCGGCTGCCGGCGCTAGTGCTTGAAGAAGCGGGCGCCGACGCGTCGTGGTTTCCCGCGGCCGATGATGGCGACGCGCTGGAGCGCGGAACGGTCGTCGGCAAGCTCGAAGGCAGCGCCCGTGACTTGCTGCGGTGCGAGCGCGTGACGCTCAACTTGATGAGTCGATTGTGCGGCGTCGCGACGCTGACTCGGCGGCACGTCGATGCGGTCGGCGTGTCGGCGGCGAAGGTCTATGACACGCGCAAGACCATGCCGGGCTGGCGGCTGTTGGACAAGTTTGCCGTGCACTGCGGCGGCGGCGTGAACCACCGCACGGGGCTCTACGACGCGGTGATGATCAAGGACAACCACCTCGCACTAGCCGACGAGGCCGGTATGACCCCTGCCGACGCGGTCGGTCGGGCGCGGGATAAGCAGCCGGGGCGGGTGATCGAGGTCGAGGTCGATTCGCTGGAGCAGTTACGCAACGTGCTGCCGGCCGGGCCCGACGTGGTGCTGCTCGACAACATGTCGCTAGACCAACTGCGTGAGGCGGTCGCCATCCGCGCGGCGGAGGCGCCGGGCGTTGTGCTTGAGGCCTCCGGCGGGGTGCGGCTCGACACGATCGGCGCCATCGCTGCAACCGGCGTCGATCGGATCAGCGTCGGGGCGCTAACCCATTCGGCGGTGGGGCTGGACTTAGGGCTGGATTGGCGATGA
- the ligA gene encoding NAD-dependent DNA ligase LigA → MEEIQRLRQIIREHDRRYYVEAAPSISDREYDALLERLRALEAEHPELLTADSPTQRVGGDPIAGFKTVAHARRMYSIDNSYDEEELTRWAQRCFEALDPELQQINERLKELDERDADLKGKRDAESKQSREALASDRTALQQQRADRLAAAAAEGYPLPGGYVAEPKVDGVAASLRYERGVLVQGLTRGDGYRGDDITHNLRTLRSVPLVLEGDAPEVLEVRGEVYMPREEFDRINRELAAEDKELFVNPRNATAGTLKQLDPKNVERRGLRFVLHGYGELSEDVNIASHVELVAAAQKLGLITSPLSKQFGTIKEVVGYVDWFEKEKDLLPYNVDGVVVTVNQFALQERLGYTSKFPRWRLAYKYATEQAATELLEIEWQMGKTGKLTPRAKMTPVFVAGTTVQHATLHNVGELRRKDVRIGDTVIIEKAGEIIPQVVRVLDPERADRNEPVELPTSCPICGHTLEMEYDQRRQNDIAQWAKRVEREKQLAAKEDREPETIAEPPPLSELDESGRYCPNAECPGQLKERLIHFAGRGQMDIEGLGEKVVEQLLDAGLVHTYGDLFRLHTKRDELLALERMGAKKVDNLLAGIEAAKDRGLTRVLAALAIRHVGSSGSRILAEYYGSIDALTAASVAEIENFKINGAESGIGPEIAKSLHDYLHSESGQAIIEDLRNEGVKLSEDAKPQAAGSGPLLGKTLVVTGTLQRHSRNEAHDLIAKAGGKAASSISGSTDYLVAGEKAGSKLDKAAKLGVKVVTEEEFEQLLGL, encoded by the coding sequence GTGGAAGAGATTCAACGCCTCCGGCAGATCATTCGTGAGCACGATCGGCGTTATTACGTCGAGGCGGCGCCGAGCATTTCGGACCGTGAGTACGACGCGTTGCTGGAGCGACTGCGCGCACTGGAAGCAGAGCATCCAGAGCTGCTCACGGCTGACAGCCCGACGCAGCGTGTTGGCGGCGATCCGATCGCTGGCTTCAAAACGGTCGCCCACGCGCGGCGGATGTACTCGATCGATAACTCGTATGATGAGGAAGAGCTGACGCGTTGGGCGCAGCGCTGCTTCGAGGCGCTCGACCCGGAGCTTCAACAGATCAATGAGCGGCTGAAGGAACTCGACGAACGCGACGCCGATCTCAAAGGCAAACGCGACGCGGAGTCGAAGCAGAGCCGTGAGGCGCTAGCGAGCGACCGGACAGCGCTGCAACAACAGCGAGCCGACCGCCTCGCCGCGGCGGCGGCCGAGGGCTATCCGTTGCCGGGCGGCTACGTCGCCGAACCCAAGGTCGACGGCGTGGCGGCGAGCTTGCGCTACGAACGCGGCGTGCTCGTGCAGGGCCTTACGCGTGGCGATGGCTATCGCGGTGACGACATCACGCACAACTTGCGGACACTACGCAGCGTGCCGCTGGTGCTCGAAGGCGACGCGCCCGAAGTTCTTGAAGTGCGTGGCGAGGTCTACATGCCGCGTGAGGAGTTCGACCGCATCAACCGCGAGCTCGCCGCGGAAGACAAGGAGCTGTTCGTCAATCCACGCAACGCCACGGCGGGGACGCTTAAGCAACTCGACCCCAAGAACGTCGAACGCCGTGGCCTGCGGTTCGTGCTGCACGGTTACGGTGAGCTGTCGGAAGACGTAAACATCGCTTCGCACGTCGAACTGGTTGCCGCCGCGCAGAAGCTCGGGTTGATCACGAGCCCGCTGTCGAAGCAATTCGGCACAATCAAAGAGGTCGTCGGCTATGTCGATTGGTTCGAGAAGGAGAAGGACCTCCTACCGTACAACGTCGATGGCGTTGTCGTCACGGTGAATCAATTCGCACTGCAAGAGCGGCTCGGCTACACGAGCAAGTTCCCACGATGGCGCCTCGCTTACAAATACGCCACCGAGCAAGCGGCCACCGAGCTGCTGGAGATCGAGTGGCAGATGGGCAAGACCGGCAAGCTCACACCGCGGGCGAAGATGACGCCGGTCTTCGTCGCCGGCACGACGGTGCAGCACGCGACGCTACACAACGTCGGCGAGCTGCGGCGCAAGGACGTCCGGATTGGCGACACCGTGATCATCGAAAAGGCGGGGGAGATTATCCCGCAAGTGGTGCGTGTGCTCGACCCAGAGCGCGCGGATCGCAACGAGCCGGTTGAGTTGCCGACGAGCTGCCCGATCTGCGGCCACACCTTGGAGATGGAGTACGACCAGCGGCGGCAAAACGACATCGCCCAGTGGGCCAAACGCGTCGAGCGCGAGAAGCAACTCGCCGCAAAAGAGGATCGCGAGCCGGAGACGATCGCCGAGCCGCCGCCGCTATCAGAGCTTGACGAATCGGGCCGCTACTGCCCCAACGCCGAGTGCCCGGGGCAGCTCAAAGAACGCCTCATCCACTTCGCCGGTCGCGGGCAGATGGACATTGAGGGGCTCGGCGAGAAGGTCGTTGAGCAACTCCTCGACGCCGGCCTCGTCCACACCTACGGCGACCTCTTTCGATTGCACACGAAGCGTGACGAGCTGCTGGCGCTCGAACGCATGGGCGCCAAGAAGGTCGATAACCTGCTCGCCGGCATCGAAGCGGCGAAGGACCGCGGCTTGACGCGCGTCCTGGCGGCGTTGGCGATCCGCCACGTCGGTTCGAGCGGTTCACGCATCCTTGCGGAGTACTACGGATCGATCGACGCGCTGACGGCGGCGAGCGTCGCGGAAATCGAGAACTTCAAGATCAACGGCGCCGAGTCGGGCATCGGACCCGAGATCGCCAAATCGCTTCACGACTACCTGCACAGCGAGTCGGGCCAAGCCATCATCGAGGACCTGCGCAACGAAGGCGTCAAACTTAGCGAGGACGCTAAGCCGCAAGCGGCTGGCAGCGGCCCGCTGTTAGGTAAGACTCTCGTGGTAACAGGAACTCTCCAACGCCACAGCCGCAACGAAGCCCACGACCTCATCGCCAAAGCCGGCGGCAAAGCGGCCAGCAGCATCAGCGGCTCGACCGACTACTTGGTCGCCGGCGAGAAAGCGGGCAGTAAACTCGACAAAGCCGCGAAGCTCGGCGTGAAGGTTGTGACGGAAGAAGAGTTCGAGCAACTCCTTGGGTTATAA
- the uvrA gene encoding excinuclease ABC subunit UvrA: MPVSPESGAPETAEAAAPLDVDNAVIRVQGARTHNLKDVDLDLPRNALIVFCGASGSGKTSMAIDTLYAEGQRRYIESFSAYTRQFLEQLDKPDCERIDGLPPAIAVTRSSGSRSNRATVATATEVADHLRVLFARIGEIVCPDCKQVVRRDTVDSIVDALGGLAEGQKAMLGFEAKLDDQPAARVADLVEAGYVRALVGDEVVSLADLAHSESIPEKLTVVVDRFVGGRVDADRLAESIETAIAGGDGACVVITPTTNVAGSPTSSSLQPLASSLSFDTRLRCNGCAREFAPPEPPLFNFNSPLGACPACEGFGSVVETDMDLVVPDKSLSLRQGAVAPWRTPAYAHELEELITLAPDYGIDVDAPYSTLPPEVIRMIVEGVPERNFGGLNGFIQWLERRKYKMHLRVFLSRWRSYLPCPECGGDRLKSEALAVRVGGKNFADICRLEVREATAWFDQLVPLPFREGLGEDLKSPAEGALSSPSRVNAEKSQSESTHDERVPPPPVSSKNGPFSKGNGDTTALTASQAEIARAVLIDVTSRLRYLEEVGVGYLTLDRTLRTLSTGEAQRVAMTTTLGSNLVDMLYVLDEPSTGLHPVDVAPLVSALKRLRDRGNTVLVVEHEEEAIRAADHAVEFGPLAGIEGGEIVFHGPPDRLADEKQSRTGDWLSGRRMVYRTAENRRPPEQGKLTLLGASGSNLVGARGAGLDVEFPLGVLTVVTGVSGAGKSSLVRRTLFPALESRLHDGANITEAKHEADQPLPYTDLLGWKQLDDVVFVDQSPISRSPRSNPVTYVKAMDPIRALFAELPDAKARGYTASHFSFNVDGGRCEACQGAGYVEVDMQFLADVTMRCHECEGRRFRDEVLEVHYRDRDISEVLEMTVHEAIRFFRGETKVQQRLRPLVDVGLDYLKLGQPASTLSGGEAQRLKLAGRLATKTAGRTLFLLDEPTTGLHFSDVEQLVDCFNALVDVGHSLVVIEHNVPMMMAADWIVDLGPGAAAEGGCVVAQGTPETVAKCAESATGRVLAAALARRDAAMAALEAEEADEEEDDPS; the protein is encoded by the coding sequence ATGCCCGTCTCTCCAGAATCCGGCGCCCCCGAAACTGCCGAAGCGGCTGCCCCCCTCGACGTGGACAACGCCGTGATCCGCGTCCAGGGCGCCCGCACGCACAACCTGAAGGACGTCGATCTCGACCTCCCGCGGAACGCCCTGATCGTCTTCTGCGGCGCCTCGGGGAGCGGCAAGACCTCGATGGCGATCGACACCCTCTACGCCGAGGGTCAGCGCCGCTACATCGAGAGCTTCAGCGCGTACACGCGGCAGTTCCTCGAACAGCTCGACAAGCCCGACTGCGAACGGATCGACGGCCTGCCGCCGGCGATCGCGGTGACTCGCTCCAGCGGCTCGCGCTCGAACCGAGCGACGGTCGCGACGGCGACCGAGGTGGCCGACCACTTGCGGGTCCTCTTCGCCCGCATCGGCGAGATCGTCTGCCCGGATTGCAAGCAGGTCGTTCGTCGAGACACGGTCGATTCGATCGTCGACGCGCTCGGCGGCCTCGCCGAGGGCCAGAAGGCGATGCTCGGCTTCGAGGCAAAGCTCGATGACCAACCCGCCGCGCGCGTCGCCGACCTCGTCGAAGCGGGCTACGTCCGCGCACTGGTGGGCGACGAGGTGGTGTCGCTCGCCGACCTTGCGCACAGCGAATCAATTCCCGAGAAGCTGACGGTTGTCGTCGATCGCTTTGTTGGCGGACGCGTTGACGCGGATCGTTTGGCGGAATCGATCGAGACGGCGATTGCTGGCGGGGATGGAGCGTGTGTCGTGATCACTCCGACGACTAACGTCGCCGGCTCGCCTACGTCCTCTAGCCTCCAGCCTCTAGCCTCTAGCCTCTCCTTCGACACCCGTCTCCGCTGCAACGGCTGCGCCCGCGAATTCGCGCCGCCCGAACCGCCACTGTTCAACTTCAACAGCCCCCTCGGCGCGTGCCCCGCCTGCGAGGGTTTTGGCAGCGTCGTCGAGACGGACATGGACCTCGTGGTCCCTGACAAATCGCTCTCGCTCCGCCAAGGCGCCGTCGCGCCGTGGCGGACACCGGCTTATGCACATGAACTCGAAGAGTTGATTACGCTCGCGCCCGATTATGGCATCGATGTTGATGCCCCCTATTCGACGCTGCCCCCCGAAGTCATCCGCATGATTGTCGAGGGCGTCCCCGAGCGTAACTTCGGCGGGCTCAACGGTTTCATCCAGTGGCTCGAACGCCGCAAGTACAAGATGCACCTGCGGGTGTTCCTCAGCCGTTGGCGATCGTACCTGCCGTGTCCCGAGTGCGGGGGCGACCGGCTGAAGTCCGAGGCCCTCGCGGTGAGGGTTGGAGGGAAAAACTTTGCCGACATCTGCCGGCTCGAGGTGCGCGAAGCAACGGCGTGGTTTGACCAACTTGTCCCCCTCCCTTTTAGGGAGGGGCTAGGGGAGGATCTGAAGTCTCCAGCGGAGGGAGCGTTATCTAGCCCATCTCGCGTCAACGCGGAGAAGTCACAATCAGAGTCCACTCATGATGAACGCGTACCCCCTCCCCCCGTTTCATCTAAGAACGGGCCTTTCTCCAAAGGGAATGGGGATACGACGGCGCTCACCGCGTCGCAAGCCGAAATCGCTCGCGCTGTCCTCATCGACGTCACTTCACGGTTGCGTTACCTCGAAGAAGTCGGCGTCGGCTACCTGACGCTCGACCGCACGCTGCGGACGCTCAGTACGGGCGAAGCGCAGCGTGTCGCGATGACGACGACGCTCGGTTCCAACCTCGTCGATATGCTCTACGTGCTCGACGAACCCTCGACCGGGCTGCATCCAGTTGATGTGGCGCCGCTAGTCAGCGCGCTGAAACGGCTGCGGGACCGCGGCAACACGGTGCTGGTCGTCGAGCATGAAGAAGAAGCGATCCGCGCAGCGGACCATGCCGTCGAGTTCGGGCCGCTTGCCGGCATCGAAGGGGGCGAGATCGTCTTCCACGGACCGCCCGATAGACTCGCTGACGAGAAGCAGAGCCGCACGGGCGATTGGCTCTCGGGGCGGCGGATGGTCTATCGCACCGCCGAGAATCGCCGGCCACCCGAGCAAGGCAAACTGACGCTTCTCGGCGCGTCGGGATCCAATCTCGTTGGCGCGAGGGGCGCTGGCCTCGACGTCGAGTTCCCGCTCGGCGTGCTGACCGTCGTCACCGGCGTCAGCGGCGCCGGCAAGAGCAGCCTCGTACGTCGCACGTTGTTTCCGGCCCTCGAATCGCGTTTACACGACGGCGCCAACATCACCGAGGCAAAGCACGAGGCCGACCAGCCGCTGCCTTACACCGACCTCTTAGGTTGGAAGCAGCTCGACGACGTGGTGTTCGTCGATCAGTCGCCGATCAGCCGATCGCCGCGGTCCAATCCGGTAACCTACGTGAAGGCGATGGACCCGATCCGGGCGTTGTTCGCCGAACTGCCCGACGCCAAGGCCCGCGGCTACACGGCGAGCCACTTCAGCTTCAATGTCGATGGCGGCCGCTGCGAGGCGTGCCAGGGCGCCGGCTACGTCGAAGTCGATATGCAGTTCCTCGCCGACGTGACGATGCGTTGCCACGAGTGCGAGGGCCGCCGGTTCCGCGACGAGGTGCTCGAAGTGCACTACCGCGATCGAGACATCTCCGAAGTGCTAGAGATGACCGTCCACGAGGCGATCCGCTTCTTCCGCGGCGAGACGAAGGTCCAGCAGCGGCTGCGGCCGCTCGTGGACGTGGGCCTCGATTATCTCAAACTCGGCCAGCCGGCGAGCACGCTATCAGGAGGCGAAGCGCAGCGCCTTAAACTAGCGGGCAGGCTAGCGACGAAGACAGCGGGCCGCACGTTGTTCCTCCTCGACGAGCCGACAACGGGTTTGCATTTTTCCGACGTCGAGCAGCTCGTCGATTGCTTCAACGCGCTGGTGGACGTGGGCCATTCGCTCGTGGTCATTGAGCACAATGTGCCGATGATGATGGCGGCCGACTGGATCGTCGATCTCGGCCCCGGCGCCGCGGCAGAGGGCGGTTGCGTCGTCGCACAGGGAACTCCTGAAACCGTCGCGAAGTGCGCCGAGTCGGCGACGGGACGTGTGCTCGCGGCAGCGCTGGCGCGTCGCGACGCGGCGATGGCGGCGTTGGAGGCGGAAGAAGCAGATGAAGAAGAGGACGATCCATCGTAG
- a CDS encoding ThiF family adenylyltransferase gives MPADPFTRYAKQTRFAPLGDAGQAKLASSHALICGCGALGSVIAGTLARAGVGKLTIVDRDFLEVSNLQRQVLYNENDVASGLPKAIAAANHLRVVNSTIDIEPVVADVTAANLPYLAAGCDLVLDGTDNFETRLLLNDYSVREGVPWVYGGVIGAEGRVMPIVPGETACLACLIAEPPAAGEAETCDSAGVLGPAVGVVASLQAMEGIKLLAGLKDSLATGLTVVDLWAGRWRRLAVPRDPACRCCGEQEFDWLEGRRGSRAVVLCGRGAVQISPPEGSPPVDLAAMRAKLAPLGSVTGNAYLLRLNYDGHEVTLFADGRAIIAGVEDEAQARSVWNRCLGG, from the coding sequence ATGCCCGCCGATCCCTTCACCCGCTACGCGAAACAAACCCGCTTCGCCCCCTTGGGGGACGCGGGCCAAGCGAAGCTCGCGTCGAGTCACGCCCTTATCTGCGGCTGCGGCGCGCTGGGATCGGTGATCGCCGGCACCCTCGCCCGCGCCGGCGTTGGCAAACTCACGATCGTCGATCGCGATTTTCTCGAAGTCTCCAACCTCCAGCGGCAGGTTCTCTACAACGAGAACGATGTCGCCTCGGGATTGCCCAAGGCGATCGCGGCGGCGAATCACCTCCGCGTCGTTAACTCGACCATCGATATCGAACCGGTCGTCGCCGATGTGACGGCCGCGAACCTGCCGTACCTTGCCGCGGGCTGTGACCTCGTGCTTGACGGCACGGACAACTTCGAGACGCGGCTGCTCCTGAACGACTACTCCGTGCGCGAGGGCGTGCCGTGGGTCTACGGCGGCGTCATCGGCGCCGAGGGACGCGTCATGCCGATTGTCCCCGGCGAGACCGCGTGCTTGGCGTGCCTCATTGCCGAGCCCCCGGCCGCCGGCGAAGCAGAGACGTGCGACTCGGCGGGCGTTCTCGGCCCCGCCGTGGGCGTCGTCGCATCCCTGCAAGCGATGGAAGGAATCAAGCTGCTCGCCGGTCTGAAGGACTCGCTTGCCACGGGCCTTACGGTTGTCGATCTGTGGGCGGGCCGCTGGCGCCGTCTTGCGGTGCCGCGCGATCCGGCGTGCCGTTGTTGTGGCGAACAAGAATTCGACTGGCTCGAAGGCCGGCGCGGCAGCCGGGCGGTTGTCCTTTGCGGTCGCGGCGCCGTGCAGATCAGCCCGCCCGAGGGTTCGCCCCCGGTGGACCTCGCTGCGATGCGCGCGAAGCTGGCGCCGCTAGGATCGGTGACGGGCAACGCCTACCTCTTGCGGCTCAACTACGACGGCCACGAGGTGACGCTCTTCGCCGACGGCAGGGCGATCATCGCTGGCGTGGAGGACGAGGCGCAGGCGCGGAGCGTTTGGAATCGCTGCTTGGGGGGTTAA
- a CDS encoding serine/threonine-protein kinase codes for MTTAEQAAVATPRLGLKQQPPRKVLGRLGPWQLLRTLGEGSMTRVYLARPAEAENSPGSYAVKSLKREWWNEPNAIEMQRREAWVGQRVHSPHVAAVLSAGLTAPPYYTVMPRLEGKTAAELLASGAKPALPVALWIARQAAQGLDAIWRTVGMIHGDVKPANLMVGPDGHTTLLDLGFCQSPRDSKSWAERPVVGTLRYLAPERVTSAMTIDIRSDLYSLGVTLYELIAGRPPHDGDTPAALIHQHRSQRPECIRSVAPHTPKPVASLIHRLMAKDPLRRPATPEEVVNELAPLEIECFGLR; via the coding sequence ATGACGACGGCAGAACAGGCCGCAGTGGCGACGCCACGGTTGGGGCTTAAGCAACAGCCGCCGCGGAAGGTGTTAGGCCGACTCGGGCCGTGGCAACTGCTGCGGACCCTCGGCGAGGGGTCGATGACCCGCGTTTATCTGGCCCGCCCCGCCGAGGCAGAGAACTCGCCCGGCTCGTACGCGGTAAAGTCGCTCAAGCGTGAGTGGTGGAACGAACCCAACGCCATCGAGATGCAGCGCCGCGAGGCGTGGGTCGGCCAACGCGTCCACAGCCCGCACGTCGCCGCGGTGCTTTCGGCGGGGCTGACGGCGCCGCCCTACTACACGGTGATGCCGCGGCTTGAAGGCAAGACGGCGGCCGAATTGCTCGCATCAGGCGCGAAGCCGGCGCTGCCGGTAGCGCTATGGATCGCCCGCCAAGCGGCCCAGGGGCTCGACGCCATCTGGCGCACGGTCGGCATGATCCATGGCGACGTGAAACCGGCGAACCTGATGGTCGGGCCTGACGGGCACACGACGCTCCTGGATTTGGGTTTCTGCCAATCGCCACGTGACTCGAAGAGCTGGGCAGAACGCCCGGTCGTGGGCACGCTGCGTTACCTGGCGCCCGAACGCGTCACCTCGGCGATGACGATTGATATCCGCAGCGACCTCTACAGCCTTGGCGTCACGCTCTACGAGCTCATCGCCGGCCGCCCGCCGCACGACGGCGACACGCCCGCCGCCCTGATCCATCAGCACCGAAGCCAGCGCCCCGAGTGCATCCGCAGCGTCGCGCCCCACACGCCCAAGCCCGTCGCGTCGCTCATCCACCGCCTGATGGCGAAAGACCCGCTCCGCCGCCCCGCGACGCCGGAAGAGGTGGTTAATGAACTGGCGCCGCTGGAGATTGAGTGCTTCGGCTTGCGCTGA
- a CDS encoding ComEA family DNA-binding protein, with protein sequence MSHAFLRRADQAVIASLTAIAIVGAIVWWVRAGGMRGELVDIDSAAPLDYRFLVNVNEAEWPELAQLPDIGPTLAKRIVEARAAGGEFRTVEDLRRVDGIGPRRLEGMRRYLAPLPDDGQVAGKIQQKEGDADSRG encoded by the coding sequence GTGTCCCACGCCTTCCTCCGCCGCGCCGATCAGGCTGTCATCGCGTCGCTAACGGCGATTGCGATCGTGGGCGCGATCGTCTGGTGGGTCCGCGCTGGCGGCATGCGGGGCGAGCTGGTTGATATCGATTCGGCGGCGCCCCTCGATTACCGGTTCCTCGTCAACGTGAACGAAGCCGAGTGGCCTGAGCTGGCGCAGCTGCCCGACATCGGCCCGACGCTTGCCAAACGGATCGTCGAAGCCCGCGCCGCCGGTGGCGAGTTCCGCACCGTCGAAGACCTACGCCGCGTCGATGGCATCGGTCCGCGCCGGCTCGAAGGGATGCGGCGATACCTAGCGCCGCTGCCTGACGACGGGCAGGTGGCGGGTAAGATCCAGCAAAAAGAAGGGGACGCGGATTCGCGCGGATGA
- a CDS encoding DUF1559 domain-containing protein: MKSRRPFGFTLVELLVVIAIIGILVALLLPAVQAAREAARKTDCKSRLKNQTLALQTYHDSQGEFPPGRAGSPRFPTGTEQHSVSWAFYLTPYVEEQALWDAWDPTLRVDDEANALAMRTPVSLFTCPSRREPAADRDFDNNDQPAIVQEAGASGDYAANAGLSTRNGMEGYNLQKFNAETFGPMFTNSAIAARRVVDGLSKTFGIGEKFLPPPIPDAEPGTEDQRRGDTAFFAGDNRHGAVRRSTAGFPKDKGYFASAEESRDLRNRGAFGSEHGGMSHFGYLDGSVHVIQHDIEQDLFNSMAAVGDGGVIPEGTFED; this comes from the coding sequence ATGAAGTCCCGCCGCCCGTTTGGTTTTACGCTCGTCGAACTGCTGGTCGTGATCGCGATCATTGGCATTCTGGTCGCGCTGCTGCTGCCCGCGGTGCAAGCGGCACGTGAGGCCGCCCGCAAGACCGACTGCAAGAGCCGCTTGAAGAACCAAACCCTGGCGTTGCAGACGTACCACGACAGCCAGGGTGAGTTCCCGCCCGGCCGCGCCGGCTCGCCGCGTTTCCCAACGGGGACCGAGCAGCACTCGGTCTCATGGGCGTTCTACTTGACGCCCTACGTCGAGGAGCAAGCGTTGTGGGATGCGTGGGACCCAACGCTGCGTGTTGATGACGAGGCGAACGCTCTAGCGATGCGGACCCCGGTGAGCCTCTTCACTTGCCCGTCGCGTCGTGAGCCTGCCGCCGACCGCGACTTCGACAACAACGACCAGCCGGCGATCGTGCAAGAGGCGGGCGCCTCGGGCGACTACGCCGCTAACGCCGGTCTCAGCACCCGCAATGGTATGGAGGGGTACAACCTCCAGAAGTTCAACGCCGAGACCTTTGGCCCGATGTTCACCAACTCGGCGATCGCCGCGCGACGCGTGGTCGATGGTTTGTCGAAGACCTTCGGCATCGGCGAGAAGTTCCTGCCGCCGCCGATCCCCGACGCCGAACCCGGCACCGAAGACCAACGCCGCGGCGACACGGCGTTCTTCGCCGGCGACAACCGCCACGGCGCGGTGCGCCGCAGCACGGCCGGCTTCCCGAAGGACAAGGGCTACTTCGCCAGCGCCGAAGAAAGCCGCGACCTGCGTAACCGCGGCGCCTTCGGCAGCGAGCACGGCGGCATGTCGCACTTCGGCTACCTCGACGGCAGCGTCCACGTGATCCAGCACGACATCGAGCAGGACCTCTTCAACAGCATGGCCGCCGTGGGCGACGGCGGCGTGATCCCGGAGGGGACGTTCGAGGACTGA